The following are encoded together in the uncultured Draconibacterium sp. genome:
- a CDS encoding nucleoside recognition domain-containing protein, whose product MALNYIFIFFFLVAFVVGLARLIFLGDVEVFPEMVKATFDMSKTGFEISLGLTGVLTLWMGIMKIGEKGGIVHVFSRLIGPFFHKLFPELGKEHPAHSSILMNIAANMLNLDNAATPMGLQAMKEMQATNPNKGTASNAQIMFLVLNTSGLTLLPISIMVYRAQLGAVNPSDIFIPILLATYFSTIAGLISVAIYQKINLLDKTILAYLGGLTVFIIGLIWYFSTLEKEAITQISNVASNTILFTVIVAFILMAVWRKVNVYEAFIEGAKDGFKTAIKIIPYLVAILVAIGVFRASGAMDWIVSGVTWGFEQMGINADFTPALPTALMKPLSGSGARGMMVDAMTTYGADSFVGRVASTVQGATDTTFYILAVYFGAVGIKNTRYAVVCGLIADFVGIIASILLAYLFFY is encoded by the coding sequence ATGGCATTAAATTACATTTTCATATTTTTCTTCCTGGTTGCTTTTGTTGTCGGTTTGGCCCGTCTCATCTTTTTGGGCGATGTTGAGGTTTTTCCTGAAATGGTGAAAGCCACCTTCGACATGTCGAAAACCGGTTTTGAAATTTCGCTGGGTTTAACCGGGGTGTTAACGCTGTGGATGGGAATAATGAAAATAGGGGAGAAAGGTGGAATTGTACATGTGTTTTCGCGCTTAATCGGCCCGTTTTTTCATAAACTGTTTCCCGAGTTGGGTAAAGAACATCCGGCACACAGTTCGATCCTGATGAACATTGCCGCAAATATGCTGAACCTCGATAATGCTGCAACGCCAATGGGTTTGCAGGCCATGAAAGAAATGCAGGCCACCAATCCGAACAAAGGAACCGCCTCAAATGCGCAAATTATGTTTTTGGTGCTCAACACATCGGGACTGACTTTGCTGCCTATTAGTATTATGGTTTACCGGGCACAACTTGGCGCCGTTAATCCATCTGATATTTTTATTCCAATACTTTTGGCTACCTATTTTTCTACCATTGCCGGATTAATTTCGGTGGCCATCTATCAAAAAATAAATCTTCTCGATAAAACCATACTTGCCTATTTAGGCGGATTAACTGTATTTATTATTGGATTGATCTGGTATTTTTCCACACTTGAAAAAGAGGCCATCACGCAAATATCGAATGTGGCCAGTAATACCATTTTGTTTACCGTAATTGTGGCTTTTATTTTAATGGCGGTGTGGCGCAAAGTAAATGTGTACGAGGCTTTTATCGAAGGCGCAAAAGATGGATTTAAAACGGCAATAAAAATTATTCCTTACCTCGTTGCCATTCTGGTTGCCATTGGCGTGTTTCGTGCTTCGGGAGCAATGGATTGGATTGTGTCGGGCGTAACCTGGGGATTTGAGCAAATGGGGATTAATGCCGATTTTACACCGGCTTTACCTACTGCATTAATGAAACCGCTGAGTGGAAGTGGCGCGCGTGGAATGATGGTGGATGCCATGACAACCTACGGTGCCGACTCGTTTGTTGGCCGTGTGGCCAGTACCGTGCAAGGAGCCACCGATACTACCTTCTACATTCTGGCCGTGTACTTTGGCGCTGTTGGAATTAAAAACACCCGCTATGCGGTTGTGTGTGGATTGATTGCCGACTTTGTTGGTATTATCGCATCAATTTTGTTGGCTTACCTTTTCTTTTATTAA
- a CDS encoding RagB/SusD family nutrient uptake outer membrane protein, whose amino-acid sequence MFLKLARILLVCLLCLGASSCSTDFLEKHPFGEYSENYFENEKGIDALLIGAYAMVGGSSLWDVSWGASIQNWTYGSGASDDAYIESELTNSIPVGDIERWEVKPTNPYPADKWKWAFGLGIYRTNDILNLLHKSKDISEEKRIEYEAEARFLRALFYFEAWLVFGDYIPIIDENEKDPSLVTNLNAAGEVLRFITTDLEYAWQNLPENQEQVGRPTSYAAMALAAMAYLQELDYQNAKPLLDEIIASGKYALMPNFFDNFRIENNNNVESIFEIQANVNDIEESLNAEMGIGLNWPHGGDIGMCCGFHQTSQNLANAYKVDESGLPLFETFNDVDLMNDAGIKSDEPFTPSTHLLDPRIDWTISRRGIPFLDWGINRGDDWVRKQRDGGPYLPAMKTFFYKYQRYTLSTTTGWMSGVNANNYRYLRYAHILLWRAEVAAFEGDLTTAKDLVNQIRERAENEVVMGKILIDSLPKSVYPWGEGTTEADYQTGGDVDWTQPAANYKVGLYATFSNANEAMSAVQWEQRLEFATEGRRFFDLRRWDNLPNKIGGKSMAEVLNKFAKSDLRIRDNMMYDAEFTDSKKYQPIPQDVIDSQPNVIHQRPDYIE is encoded by the coding sequence ATGTTTTTAAAATTAGCCCGCATTCTTCTTGTTTGTTTGCTCTGTTTGGGAGCTTCTTCCTGTTCTACTGATTTTTTGGAAAAACATCCGTTCGGTGAATATTCGGAGAACTATTTTGAAAACGAAAAAGGTATTGATGCCCTCTTAATTGGTGCTTATGCCATGGTTGGAGGAAGCTCTCTGTGGGATGTAAGTTGGGGCGCATCCATTCAAAACTGGACTTACGGTTCCGGTGCTTCCGACGATGCATATATTGAGTCTGAATTGACGAATAGCATTCCGGTAGGAGATATTGAAAGGTGGGAGGTTAAACCAACAAATCCGTACCCGGCTGATAAATGGAAATGGGCATTCGGCCTGGGCATTTACCGAACCAACGACATTTTAAACCTCCTCCATAAATCCAAAGACATTTCTGAAGAAAAACGTATTGAATACGAAGCCGAAGCCAGATTTCTGAGAGCCTTGTTTTATTTTGAGGCCTGGTTGGTTTTTGGCGATTACATTCCAATAATCGATGAAAACGAGAAGGATCCTTCGCTGGTTACAAACCTGAATGCAGCGGGTGAAGTTTTACGCTTTATTACAACTGATTTGGAGTATGCATGGCAAAATCTACCCGAAAATCAGGAACAGGTTGGACGCCCAACCAGTTATGCCGCAATGGCCCTGGCTGCAATGGCCTATCTCCAGGAACTGGATTACCAGAATGCCAAACCTTTGCTTGATGAGATTATTGCCAGTGGGAAATATGCATTGATGCCCAATTTTTTCGATAATTTCAGAATCGAAAACAACAACAACGTAGAATCAATCTTTGAGATTCAGGCCAATGTAAACGACATTGAAGAATCGCTAAATGCCGAAATGGGGATTGGTTTGAACTGGCCGCATGGTGGTGATATCGGTATGTGTTGTGGCTTTCACCAGACTTCGCAGAACCTGGCAAATGCATACAAAGTAGATGAAAGTGGTTTGCCGCTTTTTGAAACATTCAATGATGTGGATTTAATGAACGATGCCGGAATTAAATCGGATGAACCTTTTACGCCCTCAACGCATTTACTTGATCCGCGAATTGATTGGACAATTAGTCGCCGGGGAATTCCATTTTTGGATTGGGGAATAAACCGCGGAGACGACTGGGTGCGTAAACAACGCGATGGCGGGCCCTATTTGCCCGCAATGAAAACATTCTTTTACAAGTACCAACGATACACACTTTCAACAACCACCGGATGGATGAGTGGCGTAAATGCAAACAATTACCGTTACTTACGATATGCACATATTTTATTGTGGCGTGCAGAAGTAGCTGCCTTTGAAGGTGATTTAACTACTGCAAAAGATTTAGTGAATCAAATACGCGAAAGGGCCGAAAACGAAGTGGTTATGGGAAAAATACTGATCGATTCGTTACCAAAATCAGTTTATCCGTGGGGTGAAGGAACTACCGAAGCCGATTACCAAACAGGTGGCGATGTGGACTGGACTCAACCGGCAGCCAATTATAAAGTTGGATTGTATGCCACTTTTTCGAATGCCAACGAAGCTATGTCTGCCGTGCAGTGGGAACAGCGGCTGGAATTTGCAACGGAAGGACGACGTTTTTTTGATTTGCGCCGCTGGGATAACTTACCCAACAAAATTGGAGGCAAGAGTATGGCGGAAGTTTTAAATAAGTTTGCGAAAAGCGATTTGCGGATCAGGGATAATATGATGTACGATGCAGAATTTACAGACTCCAAAAAATATCAACCCATTCCGCAAGATGTAATCGATTCGCAGCCCAATGTAATTCATCAACGTCCGGATTACATCGAATAA
- the nspC gene encoding carboxynorspermidine decarboxylase has product MDYSKIPSPAFVLDEKLLRKNLELIDRVQKEAGIEIILAFKGFAMWSAFPLVREYVSGATASSLYEARLCFEEMKTRAHIYSPVYFEKEFDELLSYSNHIVFNSLNQFAKYYSRTQEAEHHVSCGIRVNPEFSDVETDLYNPSAPGSRLGVGIDEFPDELPDGIEGIHFHVLCESDSYSLENVLEKLENKFGKYLHQVKWVNMGGGHLMTRKGYNHQHLIDLLTKFRKKYNVKVILEPGSAFAWETGVLVSTVQDIVEHKGVKTAILDVSFTAHMPDTLEMPYRPKIVGATDPDKNSEHLYRLGGPSCLAGDFMEAYDFKHKLEIGEQIIFLDMIHYTMVKTTMFNGVNHPIIAIWKEDNSLQIVREFNYHDFKSRLS; this is encoded by the coding sequence GTGGACTATTCAAAAATTCCATCACCGGCTTTTGTTTTGGACGAAAAGCTGCTGCGTAAAAATCTTGAACTGATTGACCGGGTTCAGAAAGAAGCAGGCATTGAGATTATTCTTGCATTTAAGGGATTTGCCATGTGGAGTGCTTTCCCGTTGGTGCGCGAATACGTAAGCGGAGCAACAGCAAGTTCCTTATACGAAGCACGGCTTTGTTTCGAAGAAATGAAAACAAGAGCGCATATTTATTCGCCGGTTTATTTCGAAAAAGAGTTTGACGAATTACTGAGTTACAGCAACCACATTGTTTTTAATTCCTTAAATCAGTTTGCAAAATATTATTCCCGTACCCAAGAAGCAGAACATCATGTTTCGTGCGGAATACGTGTGAATCCGGAATTTTCGGATGTGGAAACAGATTTGTACAATCCAAGTGCGCCGGGCTCGCGCCTGGGTGTTGGTATCGATGAATTCCCGGATGAACTTCCCGACGGAATTGAGGGAATACATTTTCATGTGCTTTGCGAATCAGATTCATATAGTCTGGAAAATGTATTGGAAAAGCTGGAAAATAAATTTGGGAAATACCTTCATCAGGTAAAATGGGTAAACATGGGTGGAGGTCATTTAATGACACGAAAAGGCTACAACCACCAGCATTTAATTGATCTGTTAACAAAATTCAGAAAGAAATACAATGTAAAGGTTATCCTGGAACCGGGTAGTGCCTTTGCATGGGAAACCGGGGTGCTGGTATCAACCGTACAAGATATTGTTGAACACAAAGGTGTTAAAACTGCCATCCTCGATGTTTCGTTTACAGCACACATGCCCGATACGCTTGAAATGCCTTACCGTCCTAAAATTGTTGGCGCAACAGATCCGGACAAAAACAGCGAACATTTGTATCGACTTGGAGGCCCCAGCTGCCTGGCCGGCGATTTTATGGAAGCCTACGATTTTAAGCACAAACTCGAAATTGGAGAACAGATTATTTTCCTCGATATGATTCATTACACCATGGTAAAAACAACCATGTTTAATGGAGTAAATCACCCGATAATTGCCATTTGGAAAGAAGACAATTCTCTTCAAATTGTACGTGAATTTAATTATCACGATTTTAAAAGCAGGCTGTCATAA
- a CDS encoding Dabb family protein codes for MKTRRNFIKKAASALAVAGLLPLAKKSMAGEVKITGTLVHHVYFWLKEPKNEAHKNQLVKGANELLKIKSIKMSHIGFPAGTENRDVVDHSYSVSYMVMFDSQADQDAYQVDPIHLKFVEENQHLWNKVIVYDSVN; via the coding sequence ATGAAAACTCGAAGAAACTTTATTAAAAAAGCAGCGTCGGCACTGGCAGTAGCAGGATTATTACCACTAGCTAAAAAAAGCATGGCAGGCGAAGTAAAAATTACCGGCACCCTGGTACATCATGTTTATTTCTGGCTGAAAGAACCAAAAAACGAAGCGCATAAAAACCAATTAGTAAAAGGTGCAAACGAGCTTTTAAAAATCAAGTCCATAAAAATGAGTCACATCGGATTTCCGGCCGGGACAGAAAACCGCGATGTGGTGGACCACTCCTACTCTGTTTCATACATGGTAATGTTCGATTCACAAGCCGACCAGGATGCCTATCAGGTTGATCCGATTCATTTAAAATTTGTGGAAGAAAACCAGCATTTGTGGAACAAGGTAATTGTTTACGATTCGGTGAATTAG
- a CDS encoding alpha-L-fucosidase, which produces MKNLITCVLFLFFIQSGFAQQNTNKRAEWFTDARFGMFIHWGVYSGAEGFWKGEKLRNNNDYAEWILYRNRIDRNEYVTLLDRFQWDDIDPEEWVILAKNSGMKYITITAKHHDGFGLWDSQVSDYDLGDYTNPKRDIISEMAEACKKHGIKLCLYYSHWVDWEHPLGWDHTREIYKISESDYDRYWQQKVIPQITELLTNYGEISMLWFDMWIHHSESIVTKEQLLQLKSLIRELQPNCLINSRLGLSIEEDPDIDYKTLGDNQLGDKKEDFPWQSPATVAHSWGFHLSDNQWKSTTTLLKSLIGNVSLNGNFMLNIGPRANGDVPFEISQRMLKMGKWLEVNGESIYGAEAFDLDKDLHDWGKITCKQDGNTFKLFLHVYNWPLSKHLNLTGITTNPDRIYLLADKQESSLSFSHSGAFTEITLPKNQPDPYVSVVVVEYKAKPEISDGLVAKTSDGGYSLLPGNQNPQPKSMEITPPAKYGTVPAFVAANGVSDFSWKIYIDKPGTKRVDVSYSFQGYLNNSQIVLEVAEQSLYHSVHPTGQTVGEPNQDWHIDNFESNKMGTIDFPEPGFYTIKLSIQPTERDPIKFQWLWLK; this is translated from the coding sequence ATGAAAAACCTAATAACCTGTGTTCTTTTTTTATTTTTTATACAATCCGGATTTGCGCAGCAAAATACCAACAAACGTGCCGAATGGTTTACCGACGCCCGGTTTGGAATGTTTATTCACTGGGGAGTTTACAGTGGTGCCGAAGGCTTTTGGAAAGGCGAAAAACTGCGTAATAACAACGACTACGCCGAATGGATTTTATACCGTAACAGGATTGATAGAAATGAATATGTTACGCTACTCGACCGCTTTCAATGGGACGACATTGATCCGGAAGAATGGGTAATTCTGGCGAAAAATTCGGGGATGAAATACATTACCATAACGGCTAAACATCATGATGGCTTTGGATTATGGGACAGCCAAGTAAGCGATTACGATCTTGGTGATTATACGAATCCTAAACGCGATATTATTTCAGAAATGGCAGAAGCCTGCAAAAAACACGGCATCAAACTTTGTCTGTATTATTCGCATTGGGTTGACTGGGAACACCCGCTTGGGTGGGATCATACACGCGAGATTTATAAAATATCGGAAAGTGATTACGACCGATACTGGCAGCAAAAAGTGATACCCCAAATTACGGAGTTGCTCACCAATTACGGCGAGATTTCAATGCTTTGGTTCGACATGTGGATCCATCATTCCGAGAGTATTGTTACCAAAGAACAATTACTACAGCTTAAATCTCTAATACGAGAATTACAGCCCAACTGCCTCATCAATTCCCGTTTGGGCCTGTCGATTGAAGAAGATCCCGACATTGATTACAAAACACTGGGCGACAACCAACTTGGCGACAAAAAGGAAGATTTCCCATGGCAATCGCCGGCAACAGTTGCCCATTCGTGGGGTTTTCATTTATCCGACAATCAGTGGAAATCTACAACTACATTATTAAAATCCTTAATCGGGAATGTTAGTTTGAATGGCAATTTTATGCTGAATATTGGCCCGCGTGCCAACGGTGATGTACCTTTTGAAATTTCGCAACGCATGCTGAAAATGGGGAAATGGCTGGAGGTGAACGGAGAGTCGATATACGGAGCCGAAGCTTTTGATCTGGATAAAGACCTGCACGACTGGGGAAAAATTACCTGCAAACAAGATGGAAACACTTTTAAATTATTCCTGCATGTATACAACTGGCCTCTTAGCAAACATCTGAATCTTACGGGGATTACAACCAACCCTGATAGAATTTACCTTCTGGCCGATAAGCAGGAATCGTCCCTCTCTTTTTCTCATTCAGGCGCATTTACAGAAATTACTCTTCCAAAGAACCAACCAGATCCGTATGTTTCGGTTGTTGTGGTTGAATACAAAGCTAAACCTGAGATAAGCGATGGACTGGTAGCCAAAACGTCTGATGGTGGTTATTCATTGCTTCCCGGAAATCAAAATCCGCAACCTAAATCAATGGAGATAACACCTCCGGCAAAATACGGAACGGTACCGGCTTTTGTAGCAGCAAATGGCGTTTCTGACTTTAGCTGGAAAATATACATTGACAAACCGGGTACAAAAAGAGTTGATGTGTCATATAGTTTTCAGGGTTACTTAAACAACAGCCAAATAGTGTTAGAAGTTGCCGAACAGTCCTTGTATCATTCGGTACATCCAACCGGGCAGACAGTTGGTGAGCCGAACCAGGACTGGCACATCGATAATTTCGAATCAAACAAAATGGGAACAATCGATTTTCCGGAACCCGGTTTTTACACCATCAAACTCAGTATTCAGCCAACTGAAAGAGATCCGATCAAGTTCCAGTGGCTGTGGCTAAAATAA
- the kdsA gene encoding 3-deoxy-8-phosphooctulonate synthase — MIPQIEKLKYTDSGNFFLLAGPCAIEGEKMAMDIAEQIVLISERLKIPYVFKGSYRKANRSRIDSFTGIGDEKALKILQKVATTYNIPVVTDIHTADEAAMAAEYVDILQIPAFLCRQTDILVAAANTGKVVNIKKGQFLSADAMQFAVTKVRESGNPNVILTERGTTFGYQDLVVDYRGIPEMKALDVPVVLDITHSLQQPNQASGVTGGKPQLIEVVARAGIAVGADGIFIETHPNPAEAKSDGANMLRLDLLENLMQKLVLIKQTINQIG; from the coding sequence ATGATTCCACAAATTGAAAAACTGAAGTATACCGATTCGGGTAACTTTTTCTTACTAGCCGGCCCTTGTGCCATCGAAGGAGAAAAAATGGCAATGGACATAGCCGAGCAAATCGTTTTGATTTCTGAACGATTAAAAATCCCTTATGTTTTTAAAGGTTCGTATCGAAAAGCCAACCGTTCGCGCATTGATTCGTTTACGGGAATTGGAGACGAGAAAGCGCTTAAAATATTGCAAAAAGTTGCCACTACCTATAACATTCCGGTTGTAACAGATATTCACACTGCCGACGAGGCTGCCATGGCAGCAGAATATGTTGATATTCTGCAGATTCCTGCTTTTCTGTGCCGGCAAACAGATATTTTGGTCGCTGCAGCAAATACAGGGAAAGTGGTTAACATTAAAAAAGGTCAGTTTTTGTCAGCCGATGCCATGCAGTTTGCGGTAACAAAAGTTCGCGAAAGCGGAAATCCGAATGTAATACTTACCGAACGAGGCACTACTTTTGGATACCAGGATCTGGTGGTAGATTACCGCGGAATTCCGGAGATGAAAGCATTGGATGTACCGGTAGTTTTAGACATTACCCACTCCTTACAACAACCCAACCAGGCCAGTGGAGTTACCGGAGGAAAACCTCAGTTAATTGAAGTAGTTGCACGCGCAGGAATTGCCGTTGGTGCCGATGGAATTTTTATCGAAACACATCCAAATCCTGCCGAGGCAAAATCGGACGGTGCAAACATGCTCCGCCTCGATCTGCTTGAAAATCTGATGCAAAAACTGGTACTGATTAAACAAACCATTAACCAAATCGGATAA
- a CDS encoding saccharopine dehydrogenase family protein, with protein MSKVLIIGAGGVGRVVASKCADNPEVFSEILLASRTVSKCDVIAKEVGKGRIKTAPLNADNVAETVALINQFKPELVINVALPYQDLPIMDACLETGVNYLDTANYEPKDEAKFEYSWQWAYHDRFKEKGIMAVLGCGFDPGVTSIYTAYAAKHHFDEMHYLDIVDCNGGDHGKAFATNFNPEINIREITQKGKYWKDGKWVETEPFEIKKSLTYPNIGQRDSYVLFHEELESLTKNYPSLKQARFWMTFGQEYLTHLRVIQNIGMSRIDPVKYKGVDIIPLEFLKEVLPNPGDLGENYTGETSIGCRIKGIKDGKEKSYYVWNNCSHQKAFDETGTQGVSYTTGVPAMLGAMMVLTGKWQGKGVFNVEEFNPDPFMERIGEFGLPWNEEINGDLEV; from the coding sequence ATGAGCAAAGTACTGATTATTGGAGCCGGTGGAGTTGGTCGTGTTGTTGCCAGCAAATGTGCCGATAATCCTGAAGTTTTTTCAGAGATTTTGTTAGCGAGCCGCACGGTTTCTAAGTGCGATGTAATTGCCAAAGAAGTGGGTAAAGGCAGAATTAAAACAGCGCCGTTAAATGCCGACAATGTTGCAGAAACGGTAGCCTTGATTAATCAATTTAAACCGGAACTGGTAATAAACGTAGCACTCCCCTACCAGGACCTGCCAATAATGGATGCCTGTTTGGAAACCGGAGTAAACTACCTCGACACTGCCAATTACGAGCCAAAAGACGAAGCCAAATTCGAATACAGCTGGCAGTGGGCTTATCACGACCGCTTTAAAGAAAAAGGAATTATGGCGGTTTTAGGTTGCGGATTCGATCCGGGTGTAACCAGTATTTACACAGCCTATGCAGCCAAGCATCATTTCGATGAAATGCACTACCTCGATATTGTAGATTGTAACGGCGGTGACCATGGAAAGGCTTTTGCCACCAATTTTAATCCTGAAATTAACATTCGCGAGATCACTCAAAAAGGAAAATACTGGAAAGATGGCAAATGGGTAGAAACCGAACCTTTCGAAATTAAAAAGTCGCTTACTTATCCAAACATCGGCCAGCGCGATTCGTATGTTCTGTTTCACGAAGAGCTGGAATCGTTAACAAAAAACTACCCGAGTTTAAAGCAGGCTCGTTTCTGGATGACTTTCGGACAGGAGTACCTTACTCACCTGCGCGTAATTCAGAACATTGGCATGTCGCGTATCGATCCAGTTAAATACAAAGGAGTTGATATTATTCCGCTTGAATTCTTAAAAGAAGTTTTACCAAATCCGGGTGACCTGGGAGAAAACTACACCGGAGAAACTTCAATTGGTTGTCGTATTAAAGGAATTAAAGACGGCAAAGAAAAGTCGTATTATGTTTGGAACAACTGCAGCCACCAAAAAGCATTTGACGAAACAGGAACACAAGGTGTATCGTACACAACCGGAGTTCCGGCCATGCTTGGAGCCATGATGGTTTTAACTGGCAAGTGGCAGGGCAAAGGCGTATTTAACGTCGAAGAATTTAATCCCGATCCGTTTATGGAAAGAATCGGAGAATTCGGACTGCCCTGGAATGAAGAGATTAATGGCGATTTAGAAGTATAA
- a CDS encoding arginine decarboxylase — MKNSYFDLIEQTYYFPQEGFDLRNNNLTFHGISIKHLIKKYGTPFRFIYLPKIGDQIKKARNLFNKAIKKNNYKGRYFYCYCTKCNHFSHVISEALKHNVNLETSSSYDIDLILNVFHDKKIDVNRVIIHNGYKTDDYLKKILSLQEIGFKNNIIVLDSINELKRIEKLAGDTKIKIGIRMAINEESQSSYYTSRLGIRHTNILEFFTNNIKGKSNIELKMLHFFVDSGIKDSLYYWGEFQKATKLYVDLKKQCPTLNSFNLGGGFPIRNHLGFEYNYEYMINEIVSNIKDACAVEKIAEPDIYTEFGKYTVGESGAIIFEVLEQKQQNDTESWYIVNNSLMNTIPDAWSIFEKFILLPINKWNNEYKRVNIGGISCDHSDYYNSEDFNQEVLLPSYTDEEGEKEPLYLGFFHTGAYQDAISGYGGIKHCLIPSPKHVIIDRDEKGNIIDYVYRNEQSAEEMFKILGYSQNEKSEEAAKSK, encoded by the coding sequence ATGAAGAATTCTTATTTTGATTTGATTGAACAGACCTATTATTTTCCACAAGAGGGTTTTGATTTAAGAAATAACAACCTGACTTTCCATGGGATCTCGATAAAACATCTGATAAAAAAATATGGTACTCCGTTCAGGTTCATATACTTACCAAAAATTGGAGATCAAATCAAGAAAGCACGTAACCTGTTTAACAAGGCAATTAAAAAGAACAATTACAAAGGGCGGTATTTTTATTGTTATTGTACAAAATGTAATCACTTTTCGCATGTAATTAGCGAAGCATTAAAACACAATGTAAACCTAGAGACATCATCTTCGTATGATATTGATTTGATTTTGAACGTGTTTCACGACAAGAAAATCGATGTCAATCGGGTTATCATTCACAACGGGTACAAAACCGACGATTATTTAAAAAAGATTTTGTCGCTGCAGGAGATAGGATTTAAGAATAACATTATTGTTTTAGACAGTATTAACGAACTAAAACGAATTGAGAAACTTGCGGGCGATACCAAAATTAAAATCGGTATTAGAATGGCCATTAACGAAGAGTCTCAATCGTCGTATTATACTTCACGTTTGGGAATCAGGCATACCAATATTCTCGAATTTTTTACCAATAACATAAAAGGGAAAAGCAACATCGAATTAAAAATGTTACACTTTTTTGTTGATTCAGGTATAAAAGACAGTCTTTATTACTGGGGCGAATTTCAGAAAGCCACAAAGTTGTATGTTGATTTGAAAAAACAATGTCCAACTTTAAATTCGTTTAACCTGGGTGGTGGATTCCCAATCCGAAATCATCTTGGATTTGAATACAATTACGAATACATGATAAACGAAATTGTATCGAATATTAAAGATGCCTGTGCGGTTGAAAAAATTGCAGAACCCGATATTTACACCGAGTTTGGGAAATATACGGTTGGCGAAAGTGGTGCTATTATTTTTGAAGTGCTGGAGCAAAAGCAACAAAACGATACCGAAAGCTGGTACATTGTAAACAATAGTTTAATGAATACCATTCCGGATGCCTGGTCGATTTTTGAGAAGTTTATTTTGTTGCCGATTAATAAATGGAACAACGAATACAAACGGGTAAACATTGGTGGTATAAGCTGCGATCATTCAGACTATTACAACTCTGAAGACTTTAACCAGGAGGTTTTGCTGCCCTCATACACCGATGAGGAAGGTGAAAAGGAACCTTTGTATCTGGGATTTTTCCATACCGGAGCTTATCAGGATGCCATTAGTGGTTACGGTGGTATAAAACACTGTTTAATTCCGTCGCCCAAACACGTAATTATTGATCGTGATGAAAAAGGCAATATAATCGATTATGTATACCGGAATGAGCAATCGGCTGAAGAAATGTTTAAAATTTTGGGATACAGCCAAAATGAAAAGAGCGAAGAAGCGGCTAAAAGTAAGTAG